A genomic segment from Streptosporangium roseum DSM 43021 encodes:
- a CDS encoding dynamin family protein has translation MTTPDPNGPVTRLLRYANEVHSLAGRCGREDLAKVLAACAGRWKDECTDIVVAGAQKRGKSRLLNTLVGHPDLLPVDADVATNCFLSLRRGPALTAVVHRSTDGGPVQTPITVESIPDYASMRGDAGKRRDVVSVDITLDAPLLDGLRLLDTPGVDSLTVGHRQVTVAMLQRADALLFTLSAQDQPVLRHELEFLAEAAERVQAIAFVLTKVEDSANWQSLQEENKARLRTFVTQAVAENPARAATLGPLLEAPWIPVSSKLAEAAEAKRREGRRERADTLRARSGMDVLERHLRGFAEGRESARGATVVAAALSVLGALTAGAEDDVAAGSDDEGDVTARLAEVEAELTGLAELAGRRRAGAVANTFLGREVAGIVAARVAEIRQPYENAIATLKTQAQLEKYMAELPESVQRSLEAIWSQIVYDVENLAKGTLNAFARDLGLDPVELAADGRAMPSLTQVQVKGDLAADDPGQVDLVRDVLPASSMGLSFGGLAAALLGPVGFLLVAPAIGAAIFMGRRSLEKVQRSQAAIRGALRDQFAVVAREMTLDLERMVATWRVGVEQTADESLVRRRKELEGRRAELKTSSTRSAADRRKARQSGEDRIAAIASLTTRGHELRKELAAAVAALGAAPAGTPGS, from the coding sequence ATGACGACCCCCGACCCGAACGGCCCTGTGACCCGGCTGCTCCGCTACGCCAACGAGGTTCACTCGCTGGCCGGCCGGTGCGGCAGGGAGGACCTGGCGAAGGTGCTCGCCGCGTGCGCGGGCCGCTGGAAGGACGAGTGCACCGACATCGTGGTCGCCGGGGCACAGAAGCGCGGCAAGAGCCGCCTGCTGAACACGCTGGTGGGCCACCCCGACCTGCTCCCGGTCGACGCCGACGTCGCCACCAACTGCTTCCTGTCCCTGCGTCGCGGCCCCGCCCTGACCGCCGTCGTGCACCGCAGCACCGACGGCGGGCCGGTCCAGACCCCGATCACCGTCGAGTCGATCCCCGACTACGCCTCGATGCGCGGCGACGCCGGCAAGCGCCGTGACGTCGTCAGCGTGGACATCACCCTCGACGCTCCCCTGCTCGACGGCCTGCGGCTGCTCGACACTCCCGGGGTGGACAGCCTGACCGTGGGGCACCGGCAGGTCACCGTCGCCATGCTCCAGCGGGCCGACGCGCTGCTCTTCACGCTCAGCGCGCAGGACCAGCCGGTGCTCCGGCACGAGCTGGAGTTCCTCGCCGAGGCCGCCGAGCGGGTCCAGGCGATCGCGTTCGTGCTGACCAAGGTGGAGGACTCGGCCAACTGGCAGAGCCTGCAGGAGGAGAACAAGGCCCGGCTGAGGACCTTCGTGACCCAGGCCGTCGCGGAGAACCCGGCCAGGGCGGCGACGCTGGGCCCGCTGCTGGAGGCGCCCTGGATCCCGGTGAGCTCCAAGCTCGCCGAGGCCGCCGAGGCCAAACGGCGGGAGGGCCGCCGGGAGCGCGCGGACACGCTGCGCGCGCGTAGCGGCATGGACGTGCTGGAACGGCACCTGCGGGGCTTCGCCGAGGGCAGGGAGTCGGCCCGGGGCGCCACCGTGGTCGCCGCCGCGCTGTCGGTGCTGGGCGCGCTGACGGCCGGGGCCGAGGACGACGTCGCCGCGGGCTCGGACGACGAGGGCGACGTCACCGCCCGGCTCGCCGAGGTGGAGGCCGAGCTGACGGGGCTCGCCGAGCTGGCCGGCCGCCGCAGGGCGGGCGCGGTGGCCAACACCTTCCTCGGGCGCGAGGTGGCGGGGATCGTGGCGGCGCGGGTGGCCGAGATCCGCCAGCCGTACGAGAACGCGATCGCCACGCTGAAGACGCAGGCCCAGCTCGAGAAGTACATGGCGGAGCTGCCGGAGAGCGTCCAGCGCTCGCTGGAGGCCATCTGGTCGCAGATCGTCTACGACGTGGAGAACCTGGCGAAGGGCACCCTGAACGCCTTCGCCCGCGATCTCGGCCTCGATCCGGTGGAGCTCGCCGCCGACGGCCGGGCCATGCCCAGCCTGACGCAGGTCCAGGTCAAGGGGGATCTGGCGGCCGACGACCCGGGCCAGGTGGACCTGGTCCGGGACGTGCTGCCCGCCTCGTCGATGGGGTTGTCGTTCGGCGGCCTCGCCGCAGCCCTGCTCGGCCCGGTGGGCTTCCTCCTGGTCGCCCCGGCCATCGGGGCGGCCATCTTCATGGGACGGCGCTCCCTGGAGAAGGTCCAGCGCAGCCAGGCGGCGATCAGGGGGGCGCTCCGCGACCAGTTCGCGGTGGTCGCCCGGGAGATGACGCTCGACCTGGAGCGGATGGTGGCCACCTGGCGGGTCGGGGTCGAGCAGACGGCGGACGAGAGCCTCGTGCGGCGGCGCAAGGAGCTGGAGGGCAGGCGCGCCGAGCTGAAGACCTCCTCCACCCGGTCGGCGGCCGACCGGCGCAAGGCGCGGCAGTCCGGTGAGGACCGGATCGCCGCCATCGCCTCCCTCACCACGCGCGGACACGAGCTGCGCAAGGAGCTCGCGGCCGCGGTGGCCGCCCTCGGCGCCGCCCCGGCCGGGACACCCGGAAGCTGA
- a CDS encoding Hsp70 family protein, translating into MAQWCLGVDLGTSFSAGVIAAEGRFDILEVEGERRIPSAVMLDEHGTLVAGRIAQRGIAISPERVERNPKRYVGRGRMLLGGVPVDVTDAMAALLELFVTEGRRRFDGAAPECVALTHPVAWGADRKAVLLAAARKVVRGVRIVLIDEPVASARYFASAGRAAGGSHLAVYDLGGGTFDAAVLSVDGGDFSVLGEPGGSDEIGGEGFDEQVFAFLGAQIERLDPEWWQQVTTSPERRYVSYAADLLKMAREAKESLSKFDTSSHYVVGINEDVHISRTDLEDLIGGEIVRTVDILDETIRGSGIREEELGAVFMTGGASRMPLVQKVVRERLGDRVRTYDDPKIVVAYGAAQLAWKLKVEHRDPARSTGPATGAAAGTAQAVTGPHAGPRTGPTGGHRVPAGTAGGHQVFTGPAAGAGSPTGPANAGGPAGAPTGGHAVVPAGTGAPTDGPTVKGIEKVLDGVLEARAEAGRVFVHQAFDSGHLLRRLDGIEGRHDRELGFGRLVEWAASREGVVAVEQVGPAQVLVRTLSSDLAIRATHPLQMWGDPTVIAHGRTAWVFFQPRQTVAVDTTVGLPWGETGHLAMIELDLGGGFFFQAPPTRDLGPYARWFVNEDNRLRRLLDQEGPSGTEPSPSVGAPGCTVVLGQFSSNKPIFQNRHQDFRPWQVLCLVDPGGAVRPTVREPGRSWLHQVVLHNGRWFTSSSAGLEADTADGQTKLVMPRPPAGALRWFPAGNQIYAVGADQVSPARGWSVRIFDQRSHTLEFLMGKQSATLAGHLTSRHRWERPRLVVDGDSMWMTMQDAGRSRLLHVTPGGAREVHRTPGMFEPVARVPTGLLCLHRPADAAGTTRDRPATLVHLPL; encoded by the coding sequence ATGGCGCAGTGGTGCCTCGGTGTCGATCTCGGGACGAGCTTCTCCGCCGGGGTGATAGCCGCCGAAGGACGCTTCGACATCCTGGAGGTCGAGGGGGAACGGCGCATTCCCTCCGCCGTCATGCTCGACGAGCACGGAACTCTGGTGGCAGGCCGGATCGCCCAGCGGGGGATCGCGATCAGCCCCGAACGCGTCGAGCGCAACCCCAAGCGCTACGTCGGCCGCGGCCGGATGCTGCTCGGCGGGGTCCCGGTGGACGTGACCGACGCCATGGCGGCTCTGCTTGAGCTGTTCGTGACCGAGGGGCGGCGGCGGTTCGACGGTGCGGCCCCCGAGTGCGTCGCGCTGACCCACCCGGTGGCCTGGGGCGCGGACCGCAAGGCCGTGCTCCTGGCGGCGGCCAGGAAGGTCGTGCGCGGCGTGCGGATCGTGCTCATCGACGAGCCCGTGGCCTCGGCCCGCTACTTCGCCTCCGCCGGGAGGGCGGCGGGCGGATCGCACCTGGCCGTCTACGACCTCGGCGGCGGCACGTTCGACGCCGCCGTGCTCAGCGTGGACGGCGGCGACTTCAGCGTCCTGGGGGAGCCGGGCGGCAGCGACGAGATCGGCGGTGAGGGGTTCGACGAGCAGGTCTTCGCCTTCCTCGGCGCCCAGATCGAGCGCCTCGACCCCGAATGGTGGCAGCAGGTGACCACGAGCCCGGAGCGGCGCTACGTGAGCTACGCCGCCGACCTGCTCAAGATGGCCAGGGAGGCGAAGGAGTCGCTGTCGAAGTTCGATACCTCCTCCCACTACGTGGTCGGCATCAACGAGGACGTGCACATCAGCAGGACCGACCTGGAGGACCTCATCGGAGGGGAGATCGTCAGGACGGTCGACATCCTGGACGAGACGATCCGGGGCTCCGGGATCCGGGAGGAGGAGCTGGGCGCGGTGTTCATGACCGGTGGGGCCAGCCGGATGCCGCTGGTCCAGAAGGTCGTGCGCGAGCGCCTCGGGGACCGGGTGCGGACCTACGACGACCCGAAGATCGTCGTCGCCTACGGCGCCGCGCAGCTCGCCTGGAAGCTCAAGGTCGAGCACCGCGACCCCGCCCGGAGCACCGGTCCGGCGACGGGCGCGGCGGCCGGGACGGCGCAGGCCGTCACCGGCCCGCACGCCGGTCCGCGGACCGGCCCGACCGGAGGTCATCGGGTGCCGGCCGGTACGGCGGGCGGGCACCAGGTATTCACGGGCCCGGCCGCGGGTGCCGGGAGCCCCACCGGGCCCGCGAACGCCGGTGGCCCGGCGGGCGCGCCCACCGGAGGTCACGCGGTCGTCCCCGCCGGGACGGGCGCCCCCACCGACGGTCCCACGGTCAAGGGGATCGAGAAGGTGCTGGACGGCGTGCTGGAGGCGCGCGCCGAGGCGGGCCGGGTCTTCGTCCACCAGGCCTTCGACAGCGGTCACCTCCTGCGCAGGCTCGACGGGATCGAGGGCCGCCACGACCGCGAGCTCGGCTTCGGCAGGCTGGTGGAGTGGGCCGCCTCGCGCGAGGGCGTCGTGGCGGTGGAGCAGGTCGGCCCGGCACAGGTGCTGGTCCGCACGCTCAGCTCCGATCTGGCCATCCGCGCCACCCATCCGCTGCAGATGTGGGGCGATCCCACCGTGATCGCCCACGGCCGTACGGCATGGGTCTTCTTCCAGCCCCGGCAGACCGTCGCGGTCGACACCACGGTGGGCCTGCCCTGGGGGGAGACCGGGCACCTGGCGATGATCGAGCTCGACCTGGGCGGTGGATTCTTCTTCCAGGCACCCCCGACCCGCGACCTGGGCCCGTACGCCCGGTGGTTCGTGAACGAGGACAACAGGCTGCGCCGCCTGCTCGACCAGGAGGGGCCCAGCGGCACCGAGCCGTCGCCCTCCGTGGGCGCGCCGGGCTGCACGGTGGTCCTCGGGCAGTTCAGCAGCAACAAGCCGATATTCCAGAACCGGCACCAGGACTTCAGGCCGTGGCAGGTGCTGTGCCTGGTCGATCCCGGCGGCGCCGTGCGCCCCACGGTGCGGGAGCCGGGGCGGAGCTGGCTCCACCAGGTGGTCCTGCACAACGGCAGATGGTTCACCTCCAGCTCGGCGGGGCTTGAGGCGGACACCGCGGACGGGCAGACCAAGCTGGTCATGCCGCGGCCCCCGGCCGGCGCCCTGCGCTGGTTCCCCGCCGGGAACCAGATCTACGCGGTCGGCGCCGACCAGGTGAGCCCCGCCCGGGGCTGGTCGGTCAGGATCTTCGACCAGCGGTCCCACACGCTGGAGTTCCTGATGGGCAAGCAGTCGGCGACCCTGGCCGGCCATCTCACCTCCCGCCACCGCTGGGAGCGCCCGAGACTGGTCGTCGACGGCGACTCGATGTGGATGACCATGCAGGACGCGGGGCGCAGCAGGCTCCTGCACGTCACCCCGGGAGGGGCGCGGGAGGTGCACCGCACGCCGGGGATGTTCGAGCCGGTCGCCCGGGTCCCCACGGGGCTGCTCTGCCTGCATCGTCCCGCGGACGCGGCCGGGACCACCCGCGACCGGCCCGCGACCCTGGTGCACCTGCCGCTCTGA
- a CDS encoding S66 peptidase family protein — MNEPATSIAARPEGMIVPPPLRAGDVVALVAPCGPPDPVRLARGARVLEGLGLKVVTGAHALDRDRYLAGSDADRAADLQEAWCDPAVAAVICARGGYGATRILDLLDWDALRAAGPKTLAGSSDVTALHRAFAVELGVASWFGPMPACATISDPEGPEPRSFGHFSAALFGDAPPITGDRVIVPGDVVAPVTGGNLSLLAALCGTPYGLRARGRIVLLEDVGEQPYRIDRMLTQLLRSGALDGAAGFVLGSWEGCGDPYPTLEERLAPLGVPVIAGLPVGHGSPQFSVLLGALGAIDAESCSLTGSIIDPVEAV; from the coding sequence GTGAACGAACCGGCCACGTCCATCGCAGCCCGGCCAGAAGGCATGATCGTCCCGCCTCCGCTGCGCGCCGGCGACGTGGTGGCGCTGGTGGCTCCGTGCGGGCCTCCCGACCCGGTACGGCTGGCGCGCGGAGCCCGCGTCCTCGAAGGCCTCGGCCTGAAGGTCGTCACCGGGGCCCACGCGCTCGACCGCGACCGCTACCTGGCCGGATCCGACGCCGACCGGGCCGCGGACCTGCAGGAGGCCTGGTGCGATCCCGCCGTGGCCGCGGTGATCTGCGCCCGGGGCGGCTACGGCGCCACCCGGATCCTGGACCTGCTCGACTGGGACGCGCTGCGCGCCGCCGGGCCCAAGACGCTGGCCGGCTCCAGCGACGTCACCGCGCTGCACCGGGCGTTCGCCGTCGAGCTGGGCGTCGCCTCCTGGTTCGGGCCCATGCCCGCCTGCGCCACGATCAGCGACCCCGAAGGACCGGAGCCCCGCTCCTTCGGGCACTTCAGCGCGGCCCTGTTCGGTGACGCGCCGCCGATCACCGGAGACCGGGTGATCGTGCCGGGCGATGTCGTCGCCCCGGTCACGGGCGGCAACCTCAGCCTGCTGGCCGCGCTGTGCGGCACGCCGTACGGGCTGCGGGCGCGCGGGCGGATCGTGCTGCTGGAGGACGTCGGCGAGCAGCCCTACCGGATCGACCGGATGCTCACCCAGCTTCTGCGGTCGGGGGCGCTGGACGGCGCCGCCGGGTTCGTCCTGGGCTCCTGGGAGGGCTGCGGCGATCCCTACCCGACGCTGGAGGAGCGGCTCGCGCCGCTCGGGGTGCCGGTGATCGCCGGATTGCCGGTGGGACACGGATCACCACAGTTCAGTGTGCTCCTAGGGGCACTTGGTGCTATTGATGCAGAATCGTGCTCTCTGACCGGCTCAATCATCGACCCCGTGGAGGCAGTCTAG
- a CDS encoding sulfotransferase family protein, whose amino-acid sequence MRPPTHILVVNGIKVRQPVFVLSAPHSGADLLARALKRSPGFHVTMGRPSVAHVVYAFARRPSIAGRGMGATRVLRDALAEAWQIVPGACLDCPAACREAGGVTGEGPCAAPGAVARFGDASPDLLYSASVLLQAFPDARFVQLIRDGRDVAADMLADPAALSWFKPVMLSDETEFPNPFLGVNSGEHRDRWKAMPTAGKCALRWRSAVRLSATLRQELPREQLLTLRYEDLVSSPAETVEGLSAFLETRVSKVALYGGSAPKVGAWRTRLRGQDAELVEKVAREELSRLGYQ is encoded by the coding sequence ATGCGACCTCCGACCCACATCCTCGTGGTCAACGGGATCAAGGTCCGCCAGCCGGTGTTCGTGCTCTCCGCCCCTCACTCCGGCGCGGATCTGCTTGCCCGTGCCCTGAAGCGTTCCCCCGGCTTCCACGTCACGATGGGGCGTCCCTCGGTGGCCCACGTCGTGTACGCCTTCGCCCGGCGCCCGTCCATCGCCGGCCGGGGCATGGGCGCCACCCGCGTGCTCCGCGACGCCCTGGCCGAGGCCTGGCAGATCGTCCCGGGCGCGTGCCTCGACTGCCCGGCGGCGTGCCGGGAGGCGGGAGGCGTGACCGGGGAGGGCCCGTGCGCGGCCCCGGGCGCGGTGGCCCGGTTCGGCGACGCCAGTCCCGACCTGCTCTACAGCGCCTCGGTGCTGCTGCAGGCCTTCCCCGACGCCCGGTTCGTCCAGCTCATCAGGGACGGCCGCGACGTGGCCGCCGACATGCTGGCCGATCCGGCGGCCCTGTCGTGGTTCAAGCCGGTCATGCTGAGCGACGAGACGGAGTTCCCCAACCCGTTCCTCGGCGTCAACTCCGGAGAGCACCGCGACCGCTGGAAGGCGATGCCCACGGCCGGCAAGTGCGCGCTGCGCTGGCGCAGCGCGGTCCGGCTGTCGGCCACCCTGCGCCAGGAGCTCCCCCGCGAGCAGCTGCTGACCCTGCGCTACGAGGACCTGGTCTCCTCCCCCGCCGAGACGGTGGAGGGACTGTCGGCCTTCCTGGAGACGCGGGTCTCCAAGGTCGCCCTGTACGGCGGGAGCGCGCCGAAGGTGGGTGCCTGGCGCACCCGGCTGCGGGGCCAGGACGCCGAGCTGGTGGAGAAGGTGGCCCGCGAGGAGCTCAGCCGCCTGGGCTACCAGTGA
- a CDS encoding ABC transporter ATP-binding protein, with amino-acid sequence MAMMGGGFGPQMMRSLRRDSSVTKERLTPGTVRRIARYARPFSRHISAFLALVVIGSGIVIANPLLMKAIIDNGIMPKRPGVVVTLAVVIAVLAVADAGLTLAQRWFSARVGEGLIYNLRTEVFDHVQRMPVAFFMRTQTGALVSRLNTDVIGAQRALTSTLSSVVSNVVMLVLVLGAMLVLSWQITAVALVLLPIFIFPAKWVGRKMSGLTREQMELDAEMSSMMTERFNVAGAMVAKLYGRPDEEAAAFGRRAGRVRDVGVTVGMYGTVFRVALGLVAALATALVYGGGGLLAVDDVFELGTLVALAALLMRLYGPLTSLSNVHVDVMTALVSFDRVFEVLDLEPMVAERPGARAVPDGTASVEFDDVRFRYPAASEVSLASLEAVARPDTGPSQEVLRGITFTARPGEMIALVGHSGAGKTTITSLVSRLYDPDEGAVRINGLDVRDATFDSLRDTVGVVMQDAHLFHDTIGANLAYARPGATEEEIWEALRAAQIAELVEGLPEGLETVVGDRGYRLSGGEKQRLALARLLLKAPRVVVLDEATAHLDSESEVAVQQALKIALAGRTSLVIAHRLSTIREADQILVVQDGRVVERGRHEELLARGAVYAELYRTQFSSEP; translated from the coding sequence ATGGCGATGATGGGTGGGGGCTTCGGCCCGCAGATGATGCGCTCGCTGCGGCGCGACAGCTCCGTGACCAAGGAGCGTCTGACGCCGGGCACGGTCAGGCGCATCGCCCGCTACGCGCGGCCGTTCTCACGGCACATCTCGGCCTTCCTCGCGCTGGTCGTGATCGGCTCGGGCATCGTGATCGCCAACCCGCTGCTGATGAAGGCGATCATCGACAACGGCATCATGCCCAAGCGGCCCGGGGTCGTGGTCACCCTCGCGGTGGTCATCGCGGTCCTGGCGGTGGCCGACGCCGGGCTCACCCTGGCCCAGCGCTGGTTCTCGGCGCGGGTCGGCGAGGGCCTGATCTACAACCTGCGCACCGAGGTCTTCGACCACGTGCAGCGCATGCCCGTGGCGTTCTTCATGCGGACCCAGACCGGCGCCCTGGTCTCCCGGCTGAACACCGACGTGATCGGCGCGCAGCGGGCGCTGACCAGCACGCTGTCCTCGGTCGTGTCCAACGTGGTCATGCTGGTGCTGGTGCTCGGCGCCATGCTGGTGCTGTCCTGGCAGATCACGGCCGTCGCCCTCGTGCTGCTGCCGATCTTCATTTTCCCCGCCAAGTGGGTCGGCCGGAAGATGTCCGGGCTCACCCGCGAGCAGATGGAGCTCGACGCCGAGATGAGCTCCATGATGACCGAGCGCTTCAACGTCGCCGGCGCGATGGTGGCCAAGCTGTACGGCAGGCCGGACGAGGAGGCCGCGGCCTTCGGCCGCAGGGCCGGGCGGGTGAGGGACGTCGGCGTCACGGTCGGGATGTACGGGACGGTGTTCCGGGTCGCGCTCGGCCTGGTCGCGGCGCTGGCGACCGCCCTGGTGTACGGCGGGGGCGGTCTGCTGGCCGTCGACGACGTCTTCGAGCTCGGCACCCTCGTCGCCCTCGCCGCCCTCCTGATGCGCCTGTACGGCCCGCTGACGAGCCTGTCCAACGTGCACGTCGACGTGATGACCGCGCTGGTCAGCTTCGACCGGGTCTTCGAGGTGCTCGATCTCGAACCGATGGTCGCCGAGCGGCCCGGCGCCCGTGCCGTCCCGGACGGGACGGCCTCCGTCGAGTTCGACGACGTCCGGTTCAGGTATCCGGCGGCCTCGGAGGTGTCGCTGGCCTCCCTGGAGGCGGTGGCCCGGCCCGACACCGGGCCCAGCCAGGAGGTGCTGCGCGGGATCACCTTCACCGCCCGGCCGGGCGAGATGATCGCGCTGGTCGGCCACTCCGGCGCGGGCAAGACGACCATCACGAGCCTGGTCTCCCGGCTCTACGACCCCGACGAGGGCGCGGTCCGGATCAACGGCCTGGACGTGCGCGATGCCACCTTCGACTCCCTGCGCGACACCGTGGGCGTGGTCATGCAGGATGCCCACCTCTTCCACGACACCATCGGAGCCAACCTCGCCTATGCCAGGCCCGGGGCCACCGAGGAGGAGATCTGGGAGGCGCTGCGCGCCGCGCAGATCGCCGAGCTGGTCGAGGGGCTGCCCGAAGGGCTCGAGACCGTGGTGGGCGACCGGGGCTACCGGCTGTCCGGCGGTGAGAAGCAGCGGCTGGCCCTGGCGAGGCTGCTGCTCAAGGCGCCCCGCGTGGTCGTGCTCGACGAGGCCACCGCGCACCTGGACTCCGAGTCCGAGGTCGCGGTCCAGCAGGCGCTCAAGATCGCGCTGGCCGGGCGGACCTCGCTGGTGATCGCCCACCGGCTGTCCACGATCCGCGAGGCGGACCAGATCCTGGTGGTCCAGGACGGCCGCGTCGTGGAGCGGGGCCGTCACGAGGAGCTGCTCGCCAGGGGCGCGGTCTACGCCGAGCTCTACCGCACCCAGTTCAGCTCGGAGCCGTGA